A genomic window from Treponema maltophilum ATCC 51939 includes:
- a CDS encoding STAS domain-containing protein: MEQLIIQEKNAPNYILLELTGPVNSYTFAEFEKRAYEIIKETHLVLDMSKVSAIDSCGLSVLFGCFNDGKPKSHTVFLLKPSAAVTDALAATGFDDTFRRIHSVTEIA; encoded by the coding sequence ATGGAACAACTGATTATTCAGGAAAAAAACGCGCCGAACTATATTTTGCTCGAATTGACCGGCCCCGTGAACTCGTATACCTTTGCCGAATTCGAAAAGCGGGCGTATGAAATTATTAAAGAAACGCACTTGGTGTTGGATATGTCGAAGGTGAGCGCGATCGATTCGTGCGGCTTAAGCGTGCTGTTCGGCTGTTTTAACGACGGAAAGCCCAAAAGTCATACCGTTTTTTTGCTTAAACCGTCGGCCGCCGTTACGGACGCGTTGGCTGCAACCGGCTTTGACGATACGTTCAGGCGCATTCATTCGGTAACGGAGATTGCATGA
- a CDS encoding SpoIIE family protein phosphatase: MIFFILNLLCAIAVFSLSFLMDLSLTDSRTRSFVNMLLLQALSSLVGALCVLFLLLNQQGLTAAFSRFFLWLPSVESALIFVWCCRFPDFKRDALWRIVILAATVLSFYVVFFLFDSFSFNADRNIVVVSKSIWFLPITWFSFYKAVVIYVLPFASILVLLFKYELFARRILRQQALLFAASLLAGQLFFLLIYRANTIPGHGLFIMLLPFAYALVLFLFYRIQRNSVLLNASAAFRDAGMFTLMYILPSVGTGFAFTLLLPFIKNNRPAFFLFAIASAAVLFFIAYSIRILLFQSERYGVSSYADRMEAEFAALDFGDIDMQIDMRFAHILQKNLNATSVAILTENDEHKLITRYSSNGNKIELDVNNSVFSSLLNIQRRVVFKTHCDTVHAISPFAAKLYDIFEQTGSEVMILLNEGAYLFGMVLLGPKKLEQPYTDYDYETFNALYSRFFLTGYYLKNIANEELINLVGREIRFSSQVIESLHKKTDVPSLGGCDADSFSLSARSLGSGFTDFIKLDAHRYIGVIGDLSGKGLNASMLMAILKTMIPVFLAETKDFKALIQKVNSFIRENLPRGTYFAGMFCLIDMQSKIVYYANCALAALFMYNKTYNNMIEIQGEGRVLGFAEEISSLIKVKKVQLSSGDLLVGVTNGLLETKSLRGDSFGKVRVQRVVLDNIKQPAEKLCGLLRTAVREFADKEMEEDASALIIKIA, from the coding sequence TTAATGGATCTTTCTCTTACCGACAGCAGAACACGGTCTTTTGTCAACATGCTTTTGCTGCAGGCTCTATCTTCTCTGGTCGGGGCATTGTGCGTTTTGTTTTTGCTTTTGAATCAGCAGGGGCTCACCGCCGCTTTCAGCCGCTTTTTTCTTTGGCTGCCTTCCGTAGAGTCCGCGCTGATTTTTGTATGGTGCTGTCGTTTTCCCGATTTTAAGCGTGATGCGTTGTGGCGCATCGTTATATTGGCGGCAACGGTGCTTTCTTTTTATGTCGTATTCTTTTTGTTCGATTCTTTTTCGTTTAATGCCGACCGCAATATCGTCGTTGTCAGTAAGTCGATTTGGTTTTTGCCGATAACGTGGTTTTCGTTCTATAAGGCGGTGGTTATCTACGTGCTTCCCTTCGCATCGATTCTCGTGCTGCTTTTTAAGTACGAACTGTTTGCACGCCGCATATTGCGCCAGCAAGCGCTCCTTTTTGCCGCTTCGCTGCTTGCAGGACAGCTGTTCTTTCTTCTCATTTATAGAGCGAATACGATCCCGGGGCACGGTTTGTTTATCATGTTGCTGCCGTTTGCCTATGCGCTCGTGCTCTTTTTGTTTTACCGCATACAGCGGAACTCCGTGCTGCTTAACGCTTCCGCCGCTTTTCGTGACGCCGGAATGTTTACGTTAATGTATATTCTTCCGTCCGTGGGAACGGGTTTTGCTTTTACGCTGCTTTTGCCGTTTATAAAAAACAATCGCCCCGCTTTTTTTCTGTTCGCGATAGCTTCCGCGGCGGTGCTGTTTTTTATCGCGTACAGTATACGTATTTTGCTGTTTCAGTCGGAACGATACGGCGTTTCGTCCTATGCCGATCGAATGGAAGCGGAATTCGCGGCTTTGGACTTCGGCGATATCGACATGCAGATCGACATGCGCTTTGCTCATATTCTGCAAAAGAATTTGAATGCGACCAGTGTTGCCATCTTAACCGAAAACGACGAACACAAGCTTATAACGCGTTATTCGTCAAACGGCAATAAAATCGAACTGGATGTAAACAATTCCGTTTTTTCGTCTTTGCTGAACATTCAGCGGCGCGTCGTATTCAAAACGCACTGCGACACCGTCCACGCGATTTCTCCCTTTGCGGCCAAGCTGTACGACATATTCGAACAAACCGGCAGCGAAGTTATGATTTTGCTGAATGAAGGCGCGTACCTGTTCGGCATGGTGCTGCTCGGCCCCAAAAAACTGGAGCAGCCGTACACCGATTACGATTACGAAACCTTCAACGCCCTCTATTCGCGCTTTTTTTTAACCGGTTATTATCTGAAAAACATCGCGAACGAAGAGCTTATAAACCTTGTCGGCCGCGAAATTCGCTTTTCGTCGCAGGTTATTGAATCGCTGCATAAAAAAACGGACGTTCCTTCGCTGGGCGGCTGCGACGCCGATTCTTTTTCGCTGAGCGCCCGTTCTTTGGGAAGCGGATTTACCGATTTTATAAAACTCGACGCGCACCGGTATATCGGCGTTATCGGCGATTTGAGCGGCAAGGGACTTAACGCCAGTATGCTTATGGCGATCTTAAAAACCATGATTCCCGTGTTTTTGGCCGAAACAAAGGATTTTAAAGCGCTGATACAAAAGGTAAATTCGTTTATCAGAGAAAATCTGCCGCGCGGCACGTATTTTGCCGGCATGTTTTGCCTTATCGACATGCAGTCGAAAATTGTGTATTACGCGAACTGCGCACTTGCCGCACTGTTTATGTACAATAAAACATACAACAATATGATCGAAATTCAGGGAGAAGGAAGGGTTTTAGGCTTTGCCGAAGAGATTTCTTCACTCATAAAGGTTAAAAAAGTGCAGCTGTCTTCCGGCGACCTTCTGGTCGGCGTTACGAACGGCCTTCTCGAAACAAAATCGCTGCGCGGCGATTCGTTCGGCAAGGTCCGTGTTCAGCGCGTGGTGCTGGATAATATCAAACAGCCTGCCGAAAAACTCTGCGGTCTTTTGCGCACGGCTGTGCGTGAATTCGCCGATAAAGAAATGGAAGAAGACGCAAGCGCTCTTATTATAAAGATTGCATAA
- a CDS encoding M15 family metallopeptidase, with amino-acid sequence MMKVFGSYSPIFSRYAGFSGTLLSACALLLCFSACSPRKSGAAAFAQTPAQTPAQSSPQSSDEQKLTKILTAGNLPFSDAKGEASTLAERILANRSLFLADLRAVLDADTDNLLIRVDKTVLLDENFVPPSLVPLTAESARAGAYVINRNDLSLRSDVEKALSHMAHAARDQGITLVVSSTYRSYAYQKRLYERNVAQMGKEAADRESARPGASQHQLGTVIDFGSITDEYAKTNAGKWLTANAGKYGWSLSFPDGYEFITGYRWECWHYRYLGPLAVRFQQKWFNDVQQYMIEFIHAWNAAENS; translated from the coding sequence ATGATGAAAGTTTTCGGTTCTTATTCCCCTATTTTTTCCCGTTATGCGGGATTTTCCGGTACGCTTTTAAGCGCGTGTGCACTGTTGCTGTGTTTTTCCGCCTGTTCGCCGCGCAAAAGCGGCGCCGCCGCTTTTGCGCAAACGCCCGCGCAAACGCCCGCGCAAAGTTCCCCGCAAAGTTCCGACGAACAAAAACTTACAAAGATTTTAACGGCAGGCAATCTTCCGTTTTCCGATGCGAAAGGGGAAGCCTCAACGCTTGCCGAGCGTATTCTTGCGAACCGTTCGCTGTTTTTAGCCGATTTACGCGCCGTGCTTGACGCCGATACAGACAATCTGTTGATCCGCGTGGATAAAACGGTGCTGCTCGACGAAAACTTTGTGCCGCCGTCTCTTGTGCCGCTTACCGCCGAAAGTGCCCGCGCGGGCGCCTACGTTATAAACCGTAACGACCTTTCTTTGCGTTCGGACGTTGAAAAAGCGCTTTCGCACATGGCGCATGCCGCCCGCGATCAGGGAATAACGCTTGTGGTCAGTTCAACTTACCGCTCTTACGCTTATCAAAAAAGGCTGTACGAACGGAACGTTGCGCAAATGGGAAAAGAAGCCGCCGACCGCGAATCGGCTCGGCCCGGTGCGAGCCAGCACCAATTGGGAACGGTTATCGATTTCGGTTCGATTACCGACGAGTACGCAAAAACGAACGCGGGAAAATGGCTTACCGCCAATGCGGGAAAATACGGCTGGTCGCTTTCGTTTCCCGACGGCTACGAGTTTATTACCGGCTACCGCTGGGAGTGCTGGCACTACCGCTATCTGGGGCCGCTTGCCGTGCGCTTTCAGCAAAAGTGGTTTAACGACGTGCAGCAGTACATGATCGAATTTATCCACGCGTGGAACGCGGCCGAAAACTCATAG